CGATAAGACTCATGGTCGCTCGATGATTATCGTCGGTGCCGGTCTGAACCACTGGTATCACCTCGATATGAACTATCGCGGCCTGATCAATATGCTGATCTTCTGCGGCTGTGTCGGTCAGAGCGGTGGCGGCTGGGCGCACTACGTGGGCCAGGAAAAACTGCGTCCGCAGACCGGCTGGCAGCCGCTGGCGTTTGCCCTCGACTGGCAGCGTCCAGCGCGTCATATGAACAGCACCTCTTATTTCTATAACCACTCCAGCCAGTGGCGCTACGAGACGGTTACCGCGCAGGAGCTGCTGTCGCCGATGGCGGATAAATCCCGCTACAGCGGCCACCTGATCGACTTCAATGTCCGCGCTGAACGCATGGGCTGGCTGCCGTCCGCGCCTCAGTTGGGTACAAACCCGCTGCGCATTGCAGAAGAGGCGAAGAAAGCGGGGATGTCGCCGGTGGATTACACCGTTAAATCCCTGAAAGACGGTTCAATCCGTTTTGCGGCAGAGCAGCCGGAAAACGGTAAAAATCATCCGCGTAACCTGTTTATCTGGCGCTCCAACCTGCTGGGCTCGTCCGGTAAAGGCCACGAGTACATGCTGAAATACCTGCTCGGTACCGAAAACGGTATTCAGGGCAAAGATCTTGGCAAGCAGGGTGGCGTGAAGCCGGAAGAAGTAGAGTGGAAAGACAACGGTCTCGACGGCAAGCTGGATCTGGTGGTGACCCTCGACTTCCGTCTCTCCAGTACCTGCCTGTACTCCGATATCGTGCTGCCTACCGCCACCTGGTATGAAAAAGACGACATGAATACCTCGGATATGCATCCGTTTATTCATCCGCTGTCCGCGGCCGTTGACCCGGCGTGGGAATCAAAAAGCGACTGGGATATCTACAAGGACATCGCGAAGAAATTCTCTGAAGTCTGCGTAGGGCACCTGGGCAAAGAGACCGACGTGGTGACGCTGCCTATCCAGCACGACTCCGCCGCCGAACTGGCGCAGCCGCTGGATGTGAAGGACTGGAAAAAAGGCGAGTGTGACCTGATCCCGGGCGTAACGGCGCCGCACATTATTCCGGTGGAACGTGACTACCCGGCGACCTATGAGCGCTTTACCTCTATCGGCCCGCTGATGGAAAAAATCGGTAACGGTGGGAAAGGGATTGCCTGGAACACCCAGAGCGAAATGGATCTGCTGCGCAAGCTCAATTACACCAAAGCGGACGGCCCGGCCAAAGGCCAGCCAATGCTGAACACGGCGATTGATGCGGCAGAGATGATCCTGACCCTGGCGCCGGAAACCAACGGCCAGGTTGCCGTGAAGGCCTGGAAAGCGCTGAGTGAATTCACCGGCCGCGACCACACGCATCTGGCGCTCAACAAAGAAGACGAAAAAATCCGCTTCCGCGATATTCAGGCGCAGCCGCGCAAAATTATCTCCAGCCCGACCTGGTCTGGCCTGGAAGATGAACATGTCTCTTATAACGCCGGGTATACCAACGTTCACGAGCTGATCCCATGGCGTACTCTGTCCGGTCGTCAGTCGCTGTATCAGGATCACCAGTGGATGCGTGACTTCGGTGAAAGCCTGCTGGTTTACCGTCCGCCAATCGACACCCGCTCCGTGAAAGCGGTAATGGGCGCGAAATCGAACGGTAACCCGGAGAAGGCGCTGAACTTCCTGACGCCGCACCAGAAGTGGGGGATCCACTCTACTTATAGCGACAACCTGCTGATGCTGACCTTGTCGCGCGGTGGTCCGATTGTCTGGATGAGTGAAGCGGATGCCAAAGATCTGGGTATTGAAGATAACGACTGGATCGAAGTGTTCAACAGCAACGGTGCCCTGACGGCGCGTGCGGTGGTGAGCCAGCGCGTACCGGCCGGGATGACCATGATGTACCACGCGCAGGAACGTATCGTGAACCTGCCGGGTTCAGAGATCACCGAGCAGCGCGGCGGTATTCACAACTCCGTGACCCGTATTACGCCGAAGCCGACGCACATGATCGGTGGCTATGCACAGCTGGCCTACGGCTT
This region of Enterobacter cloacae complex sp. R_G8 genomic DNA includes:
- a CDS encoding nitrate reductase subunit alpha translates to MSKFLDRFRYFKQKGETFADGHGQVLDTNRDWEDGYRQRWQHDKVVRSTHGVNCTGSCSWKIFVKNGLVTWEMQQTDYPRTRPDMPNHEPRGCPRGASYSWYLYSANRLKYPLMRKRLMKMWREAKVQHSDPVEAWASIIEDADKAKSFKQARGRGGFVRSSWKEVNELIAASNVYTVKTYGPDRVAGFSPIPAMSMVSYASGARYLSLIGGTCLSFYDWYCDLPPASPQTWGEQTDVPESADWYNSSYIIAWGSNVPQTRTPDAHFFTEVRYKGTKTVAVTPDYAEIAKLCDLWLAPKQGTDSAMALAMGHVMLREFHLDKPSQYFTDYVRRYTDMPMLVMLEERDGYYAAGRTLRAADLVDALGQENNPEWKTVAYNSNGELVVPNGSIGFRWGEKGKWNLEQRNGTTGEETELRLSMLGSQDEIAEVGFPYFGGEGSEHFNKVELQNVLMHKLPVKRLQLADGSSALVTTVYDLTLANYGLERGLNDENCATSYDDVKAYTPAWAEQITGVPRAQITRIAREFAENADKTHGRSMIIVGAGLNHWYHLDMNYRGLINMLIFCGCVGQSGGGWAHYVGQEKLRPQTGWQPLAFALDWQRPARHMNSTSYFYNHSSQWRYETVTAQELLSPMADKSRYSGHLIDFNVRAERMGWLPSAPQLGTNPLRIAEEAKKAGMSPVDYTVKSLKDGSIRFAAEQPENGKNHPRNLFIWRSNLLGSSGKGHEYMLKYLLGTENGIQGKDLGKQGGVKPEEVEWKDNGLDGKLDLVVTLDFRLSSTCLYSDIVLPTATWYEKDDMNTSDMHPFIHPLSAAVDPAWESKSDWDIYKDIAKKFSEVCVGHLGKETDVVTLPIQHDSAAELAQPLDVKDWKKGECDLIPGVTAPHIIPVERDYPATYERFTSIGPLMEKIGNGGKGIAWNTQSEMDLLRKLNYTKADGPAKGQPMLNTAIDAAEMILTLAPETNGQVAVKAWKALSEFTGRDHTHLALNKEDEKIRFRDIQAQPRKIISSPTWSGLEDEHVSYNAGYTNVHELIPWRTLSGRQSLYQDHQWMRDFGESLLVYRPPIDTRSVKAVMGAKSNGNPEKALNFLTPHQKWGIHSTYSDNLLMLTLSRGGPIVWMSEADAKDLGIEDNDWIEVFNSNGALTARAVVSQRVPAGMTMMYHAQERIVNLPGSEITEQRGGIHNSVTRITPKPTHMIGGYAQLAYGFNYYGTVGSNRDEFVVVRKMKNINWLDGEGNDQVQESVK